From a single Photobacterium gaetbulicola Gung47 genomic region:
- a CDS encoding hypothetical protein (COG1272) has translation MGKHWLHQGMLVACVLSCSATVSAANTKDSQSFVGIGITDGTKYESPIEFEPVFRLGAIFDDKHRIAANYSHGFSSGVTSIHFAYDYLYPFTDSGNWQVFGGGSLGYKFGLHDKNDWTFGGQTGIRYRFSAETSVDFGYRVFDTLDDWKEHELGQLGNVYISIDFMM, from the coding sequence ATGGGTAAACATTGGCTTCATCAGGGGATGCTAGTTGCCTGCGTACTTTCTTGCTCTGCTACAGTCTCGGCTGCTAACACGAAAGATTCCCAGTCATTTGTCGGGATAGGAATAACAGATGGGACGAAATATGAGTCGCCAATCGAGTTTGAGCCGGTGTTTCGCCTTGGGGCGATTTTCGATGACAAGCATCGAATCGCCGCGAATTACTCCCATGGTTTCTCGTCGGGGGTAACCAGTATCCATTTTGCTTATGATTATTTATATCCGTTTACCGATAGTGGGAACTGGCAAGTGTTTGGCGGTGGCAGCCTGGGGTACAAATTTGGCCTTCATGATAAAAATGACTGGACCTTTGGCGGGCAAACCGGCATTCGTTACCGGTTCAGTGCCGAGACCAGTGTTGACTTTGGTTACCGGGTGTTTGATACGCTCGATGATTGGAAAGAGCATGAACTGGGGCAGCTCGGCAATGTGTACATCAGTATCGACTTTATGATGTAG
- a CDS encoding glutamyl-tRNA synthetase (COG0008), with product MTVKTRFAPSPTGFLHVGGARTALYSWLFAKHMGGEFVLRIEDTDLERSTQEAIDAILEGMEWLGLDWDEGPYYQTKRFDRYNQLIDQLLAEDKAYKCYCPKELLDEIREEQMAAGLKPRYDANHPKIVAANAAATEASPFVIRFRNPKEGTVVFDDHVRGRIEIANSELDDLIIRRTDGSPTYNFCVVVDDWDMGITQVVRGEDHINNTPRQINIYQALGAPVPEFAHCAMILGDDGAKLSKRHGAVSVMQYRDEGYLPQALLNYLVRLGWSHGDQEIFSLEEMIKLFSLDSISKSASAFNTDKLLWLNNHYIKTAEPEYVAKYLQWHLDQKEIDSSQGPAVTDVIKLVGERCNTLIELAEQSRYFYQDFSEFEAGAAKKHLRPVAKEALELALAKVEALEEWTTENLHNVIKETCEELELGMGKVGMPLRVSVTGQGQSPSVDAVMQLIGKERVAARIKMALAFIAEREANS from the coding sequence ATGACGGTTAAAACTCGCTTTGCACCGAGCCCAACAGGCTTTTTGCACGTAGGTGGTGCACGTACGGCTCTATATTCTTGGTTGTTTGCTAAACACATGGGTGGCGAATTTGTGCTTCGTATCGAAGACACCGACCTGGAACGCTCTACACAGGAAGCGATCGATGCCATTCTTGAAGGTATGGAATGGTTGGGCTTGGATTGGGATGAAGGTCCATACTACCAGACCAAACGTTTTGATCGTTACAACCAGCTAATTGATCAACTGCTTGCTGAAGATAAGGCGTACAAGTGTTACTGCCCGAAAGAGCTGTTGGACGAAATTCGTGAAGAGCAGATGGCTGCGGGCTTGAAGCCTCGCTACGATGCTAACCACCCTAAGATTGTGGCGGCGAATGCTGCGGCGACGGAAGCATCCCCGTTCGTTATTCGTTTCCGTAACCCGAAAGAGGGTACGGTGGTGTTTGATGATCACGTTCGTGGTCGTATTGAAATTGCTAATAGCGAGCTGGATGATCTTATCATTCGCCGTACTGATGGCAGCCCGACGTACAACTTCTGTGTTGTTGTCGATGACTGGGACATGGGTATCACCCAAGTTGTTCGTGGTGAAGACCACATTAACAACACCCCGCGCCAGATCAATATTTACCAAGCGCTAGGCGCACCTGTGCCTGAGTTTGCACACTGTGCAATGATTCTGGGTGATGATGGTGCGAAGCTATCTAAGCGCCATGGCGCGGTAAGCGTGATGCAATACCGTGACGAAGGCTACCTGCCTCAGGCTCTTCTTAACTACCTGGTTCGCTTGGGTTGGTCGCACGGTGATCAGGAAATCTTCTCGCTAGAAGAAATGATCAAGCTATTTAGCCTAGACTCAATCAGCAAGTCAGCGTCTGCGTTCAATACAGACAAACTGCTGTGGTTGAACAACCACTACATTAAGACGGCAGAGCCTGAGTATGTTGCCAAGTACCTGCAGTGGCACTTGGATCAGAAAGAAATCGATTCTTCTCAAGGCCCGGCGGTAACGGATGTGATCAAGCTGGTCGGCGAGCGTTGTAATACTCTGATTGAGCTTGCTGAGCAGTCTCGTTACTTCTACCAGGACTTTAGCGAGTTTGAAGCTGGCGCGGCGAAGAAGCACCTGCGTCCAGTTGCGAAAGAAGCGCTTGAGCTGGCTTTGGCTAAAGTTGAAGCTCTTGAAGAGTGGACAACTGAAAACCTTCATAATGTGATCAAAGAAACGTGTGAAGAGCTTGAGTTAGGTATGGGTAAAGTGGGTATGCCACTGCGCGTATCTGTGACTGGTCAAGGCCAGTCTCCATCGGTTGATGCGGTCATGCAGCTGATTGGTAAAGAGCGCGTTGCGGCTCGTATCAAGATGGCGTTGGCGTTCATCGCTGAGCGTGAAGCCAATAGCTAA
- a CDS encoding hypothetical protein (COG3110), with protein MKVKLKTWLGMAALLMATNSQAAVNVSFDRDVELLAINGKPLGAFSKAPSKIELDDGPNQLITRVSKLVSYNGEFKKFLTQPVVLTFNVSDSDLNVSASRSIIREDQIKGFDKEPSFRIEKAGNYFSEFHQAVLPRGAGIVRDYERELDDYNLEQGFVAAAKVQQPTLKYGETTMAVTATTAVATPSARKPSTALSTDQALILLQADFLRLPAEKRAAFIDWVVQQ; from the coding sequence ATGAAAGTAAAATTGAAGACGTGGCTGGGAATGGCTGCTTTGCTCATGGCAACAAACTCACAAGCTGCGGTTAATGTGTCTTTTGACCGAGATGTTGAACTCTTGGCCATTAATGGTAAGCCGTTGGGAGCTTTCTCGAAAGCGCCAAGTAAAATTGAGTTAGATGATGGTCCTAATCAGTTGATTACGCGTGTTTCAAAGTTGGTTTCCTATAATGGGGAGTTTAAGAAATTCCTAACGCAACCGGTGGTGTTGACGTTTAATGTATCAGACAGTGATCTTAATGTCAGTGCGAGTCGGTCAATTATTCGTGAGGACCAAATTAAAGGCTTTGATAAAGAACCATCATTTAGAATAGAAAAAGCCGGTAATTATTTTTCCGAATTCCATCAAGCTGTTCTACCCCGAGGTGCGGGTATTGTACGTGATTATGAGCGCGAGCTAGATGATTATAATCTCGAGCAAGGGTTTGTTGCAGCAGCTAAGGTACAACAACCTACGCTTAAATATGGCGAAACAACAATGGCTGTAACGGCAACCACCGCAGTGGCAACCCCGTCAGCCCGAAAACCGAGCACGGCACTATCCACTGATCAAGCGCTAATTTTACTACAGGCAGATTTCCTACGTTTACCGGCTGAAAAAAGAGCGGCCTTTATTGACTGGGTGGTCCAACAGTGA
- a CDS encoding putative outer membrane protein (COG3203): MDKMFKRSLLGAAIAMTAVASNANAAIELMGENVVLYGQAAGNLQFWSADASDEDNNVNVEIESRIGIRGKVEYDAMAPAFIYQMETGNADNGGEGNNDGFGAFGGRDTYVGFEFDGIGQIKYGRQLVAAYDYVDYPHTNPGLGNVFDWHNAIDAGFADRANHTIRFDSANWGGVKIQATLSGMNTSTDEMVASIAAGYTGNNFNIHAGYYNQQDAETKVGDKTLTGDISYAIVGGSLNLGDFTLTAAYKPMWNDATDNQQDAYSATVAYMMDQTWVYKIGYAATSDTDKAVTKKINGTEVTTKDVGSQAITGRVMYLLPSTAIYFDVRNYDMLGNDKGADGTRFLFGAEYYF, encoded by the coding sequence ATGGATAAAATGTTCAAACGTTCTCTATTAGGCGCGGCCATTGCAATGACCGCAGTAGCAAGTAATGCAAATGCAGCCATCGAATTGATGGGTGAGAACGTTGTCCTTTACGGACAGGCAGCAGGTAACCTGCAGTTTTGGAGTGCCGATGCATCGGATGAAGATAATAACGTTAACGTTGAAATCGAATCACGTATCGGTATTCGCGGTAAAGTAGAGTACGACGCAATGGCACCGGCTTTCATCTACCAGATGGAAACAGGCAATGCTGATAACGGCGGCGAAGGTAACAATGATGGCTTTGGTGCATTCGGTGGCCGTGACACATACGTAGGTTTTGAGTTCGATGGTATTGGTCAAATCAAATACGGTCGTCAGCTAGTTGCTGCTTACGATTACGTTGACTATCCACACACCAACCCTGGCCTGGGTAATGTGTTCGACTGGCACAATGCCATTGATGCGGGCTTTGCTGACCGTGCCAACCACACCATTCGTTTTGACTCTGCCAACTGGGGCGGCGTGAAAATTCAGGCAACTCTTAGCGGTATGAATACGTCAACGGATGAAATGGTTGCTTCGATTGCGGCGGGTTACACCGGCAACAACTTCAATATTCATGCAGGTTACTACAACCAGCAAGATGCTGAAACTAAAGTTGGCGATAAGACACTAACAGGTGACATCTCTTACGCTATCGTAGGTGGTAGCCTGAATCTAGGCGACTTTACTTTAACAGCCGCTTATAAGCCGATGTGGAACGATGCTACTGATAATCAGCAAGATGCATACTCTGCAACTGTGGCGTACATGATGGATCAGACTTGGGTGTATAAGATTGGTTATGCAGCAACATCTGACACAGATAAAGCGGTAACGAAAAAAATTAACGGTACTGAGGTGACGACGAAAGACGTAGGTTCTCAGGCAATCACTGGTCGTGTGATGTACTTGCTACCAAGCACAGCGATTTACTTCGACGTGCGTAACTACGACATGCTAGGTAATGATAAGGGCGCAGACGGCACACGCTTCCTATTCGGTGCTGAATACTACTTCTAA
- a CDS encoding NAD-dependent DNA ligase LigA (COG0272), with the protein MSHDIQQQLDELRELLAYHGHRYYVEDNPEIPDVEYDRMMQQLLAIEAENPELVTVDSPSQRVGGKPLDGFTQITHEIPMLSLDNAFNDDDLHAFEKRMLDRLLSEPSLTYCCEPKLDGLAVSLMYENGVLTQAATRGDGTTGENITENVRTIRSIPLKLRGEGWPERLEVRGEVFMPKKGFEALNEKALKKGEKTFANPRNAAAGSLRQLDSKITATRPLSFYAYSVGVVEGIELVPSQYDRLVQLKGWGLPMCPEIRRLANMGEVIAYHQEIGNKREALPYEIDGVVIKVDDIAIQQRLGFVARAPRWAIAYKFPAQEELTTLNNVEFQVGRTGAITPVAKLEPVFVGGVTVSNATLHNADEIARLGVMVGDTVVIRRAGDVIPQIASVVESRRPADAMPIVFPESCPVCESKVERVEGEAVARCSGGLFCQAQRKEALKHFVSRKALDVDGCGEKIIEQLVDREMVATPADLFKLSAGVLTVLERMGPKSAQKLVDSLSASKQTTLPRFLYSLGIREVGEATAANLASHFETLPAIESASKEKLIEVQDVGEIVAAHVYNFFREEHNLAVINELIEVGIHWPAIVKRDADVELPLDGKTVVLTGSLSQLTRSEAKAALQNLGAKVTGSVSKKTDLLVAGEAAGSKLVKAQELGIEVWDEQALVDFMAR; encoded by the coding sequence ATGAGCCACGACATTCAGCAGCAGCTCGATGAGCTGCGCGAACTACTTGCCTATCACGGTCACCGCTATTACGTAGAAGACAACCCGGAAATACCGGATGTGGAATACGACCGGATGATGCAGCAGTTGCTGGCGATTGAGGCGGAAAATCCAGAGCTAGTGACGGTTGATTCACCGAGCCAGCGTGTTGGTGGTAAGCCGCTTGACGGCTTTACCCAGATCACCCATGAAATCCCAATGTTGTCACTGGACAATGCCTTCAATGACGATGATCTTCACGCGTTTGAAAAGCGAATGCTGGATCGCCTGTTGTCTGAGCCTTCCCTTACCTACTGCTGTGAGCCGAAGCTAGATGGCCTGGCTGTGAGTTTGATGTATGAGAACGGGGTACTGACACAGGCTGCGACCCGCGGTGATGGCACCACGGGTGAAAACATTACCGAAAATGTTCGCACCATCCGCTCGATACCATTGAAGCTCCGGGGTGAGGGCTGGCCTGAGCGGTTGGAAGTCCGCGGCGAAGTTTTCATGCCGAAAAAAGGCTTTGAGGCGCTGAATGAAAAAGCACTCAAAAAAGGAGAGAAGACTTTTGCCAATCCGCGTAACGCGGCAGCGGGCAGTCTGCGTCAGTTGGACTCTAAGATCACCGCAACCCGACCTTTGAGTTTTTATGCCTATTCCGTGGGCGTGGTCGAAGGAATCGAGCTGGTCCCAAGTCAGTATGACCGCCTCGTGCAGCTCAAAGGCTGGGGATTGCCGATGTGTCCTGAGATCCGCCGGCTTGCCAATATGGGTGAAGTGATTGCTTACCATCAGGAAATCGGCAACAAACGTGAAGCGCTGCCTTATGAAATTGATGGCGTAGTGATCAAGGTTGACGATATCGCTATTCAGCAGCGGCTCGGCTTTGTTGCCCGGGCCCCGCGTTGGGCTATCGCGTATAAGTTCCCGGCGCAGGAAGAGCTGACGACACTTAACAACGTCGAGTTCCAAGTCGGCCGCACCGGTGCCATCACCCCGGTGGCAAAACTGGAACCTGTGTTTGTCGGTGGGGTGACGGTAAGTAATGCCACCCTGCACAATGCCGATGAAATTGCCCGCCTTGGCGTCATGGTTGGAGATACCGTGGTGATCCGCCGTGCCGGTGATGTGATCCCGCAGATTGCTTCTGTGGTTGAATCTCGCCGTCCGGCTGATGCCATGCCGATTGTCTTCCCGGAATCTTGCCCGGTGTGTGAATCCAAGGTTGAACGGGTCGAGGGTGAAGCCGTTGCCCGTTGCTCCGGTGGCCTTTTCTGTCAGGCACAGCGCAAAGAAGCCTTGAAGCACTTTGTCTCTCGTAAAGCGCTGGATGTGGATGGCTGTGGTGAAAAGATCATTGAGCAGTTGGTGGATCGCGAAATGGTGGCAACCCCGGCTGATTTGTTCAAGCTTTCGGCCGGGGTATTGACGGTACTGGAACGAATGGGGCCGAAGTCCGCGCAAAAACTGGTGGATTCCTTGTCCGCTTCCAAACAGACTACGCTGCCGCGTTTCTTGTATTCACTCGGCATTCGAGAGGTGGGTGAGGCAACAGCCGCTAATTTGGCCTCGCACTTCGAAACCTTGCCAGCCATTGAGTCTGCGAGTAAAGAAAAGCTGATAGAGGTACAGGACGTAGGTGAGATCGTTGCTGCCCATGTCTACAATTTCTTCCGGGAAGAGCACAACCTGGCCGTGATCAACGAGCTTATCGAGGTGGGTATTCACTGGCCAGCGATTGTAAAGCGCGATGCTGATGTTGAATTGCCTTTAGATGGCAAGACGGTGGTCTTGACCGGTAGTTTGTCTCAGCTTACGCGCTCGGAGGCTAAAGCTGCCCTGCAAAACCTTGGTGCCAAAGTGACGGGCAGTGTATCGAAGAAGACTGACTTGCTGGTGGCTGGGGAAGCTGCTGGGTCAAAACTTGTTAAGGCTCAAGAGCTTGGCATTGAGGTTTGGGATGAGCAGGCACTGGTCGATTTCATGGCTCGTTAA
- a CDS encoding putative cell division protein ZipA (COG3115): protein MQELRLVLIIVGALAIAGLLLHGLWSSRKEKPAKFGEKPLGKLDKAARDSEGFDKDGVGSVRVVNSEPLNAEAPRHERKEPELHFGAKLDADPLLDGAAPEQPAVVAASPVAVQSAPAAVTRADKPVAAEPQAPEPASSQAESVAVAEPPSHPQPQQQSARTVEKVEPVLNVASAEQVTVEDEPVLDNSLSPAAEQAAALGVEAKSQSAAAESAMPASAEPVTSKLDATDSPTEALHAEASEPVVAAEPAVESTEPVEEPQKPAEKEVLPPDYLVLNVHARNGELFRGSRLFNAFEQNHLIFGENSVYHRHADAAGTGPAIFSVTNMVHPAHFPQGGSESFETPGVAFYLMLPCEVGRADQNFNLMLQTVQRIADSLGGDVLDHERNLITPHRISGYRDKAQRYTVS, encoded by the coding sequence ATGCAGGAATTGCGTCTGGTTCTTATTATTGTCGGTGCTCTTGCCATTGCAGGGTTGTTGCTTCACGGTTTGTGGAGCAGCAGGAAGGAAAAGCCTGCTAAATTTGGTGAGAAACCACTGGGCAAGTTGGATAAGGCTGCCCGAGATTCGGAAGGTTTTGATAAGGATGGGGTCGGTAGTGTGAGAGTTGTTAACTCTGAGCCCCTCAATGCTGAAGCGCCTCGTCATGAAAGGAAAGAACCAGAATTGCACTTTGGTGCGAAGCTGGATGCTGACCCGTTGCTGGACGGAGCGGCCCCGGAGCAGCCAGCGGTTGTTGCTGCCTCGCCGGTTGCAGTGCAGAGTGCACCAGCCGCGGTCACGCGTGCTGATAAGCCAGTGGCTGCCGAGCCGCAAGCTCCAGAGCCGGCCTCTTCGCAGGCAGAGAGTGTGGCAGTTGCAGAGCCGCCAAGTCATCCACAACCTCAGCAGCAGTCCGCTCGGACGGTTGAGAAAGTGGAGCCTGTTTTAAATGTCGCAAGCGCTGAGCAAGTTACGGTTGAAGACGAACCGGTGCTTGATAATTCATTGTCGCCAGCGGCTGAACAAGCTGCAGCTCTTGGCGTTGAAGCTAAATCGCAATCGGCTGCAGCTGAATCAGCAATGCCTGCCTCGGCGGAGCCGGTGACGAGCAAGCTTGATGCCACGGACTCACCGACCGAGGCATTACATGCTGAGGCTTCTGAACCCGTTGTGGCTGCAGAGCCTGCAGTAGAGTCAACTGAGCCTGTTGAAGAGCCGCAGAAACCAGCCGAGAAAGAAGTCCTTCCTCCTGATTACTTGGTATTGAATGTTCATGCCCGTAATGGCGAGTTGTTCCGCGGTAGCCGTCTGTTCAACGCGTTTGAGCAAAACCACCTGATCTTTGGTGAGAACTCCGTTTACCATCGCCATGCGGATGCGGCGGGAACCGGGCCAGCTATCTTTAGCGTGACGAACATGGTGCATCCTGCCCATTTCCCGCAAGGGGGTAGCGAAAGCTTTGAAACACCGGGTGTCGCTTTTTATTTGATGCTGCCTTGCGAGGTAGGCCGCGCTGATCAAAACTTCAATTTGATGCTGCAAACCGTCCAGCGCATTGCTGATAGCTTAGGCGGTGATGTGCTTGATCATGAGCGTAACCTCATCACGCCGCACCGTATCAGCGGCTATCGCGACAAAGCCCAACGCTACACTGTTAGTTAA
- a CDS encoding putative sulfate transport protein CysZ (COG2981) codes for MQSPRQPTPQRSAPLSGAGYFFRGISLATQPGTRRFVLFPLLINIVLFGTAFGLVLSQLGTWIDGWMSQLPSWLDWLSYLLWPLLAIATLVTFSYLFSTIANWIAAPFNGLLAEHLEAKLTGQKAPDTGITGVMKDLPRIMHREWVKLKYYLPKAIGLFILLWIPAIGQTIGPVLWFLFSAWMMSIQYADYPFDNHKVPFPAMRDALKTKRGTSLSFGSLVMLFTMTPVLNLFVMPVAVCGATAMWVDHYREQHRNY; via the coding sequence ATGCAATCACCCCGGCAACCCACCCCTCAACGTTCTGCCCCGCTGAGTGGTGCCGGTTATTTCTTTCGCGGTATTTCACTGGCGACCCAGCCGGGCACGCGACGCTTCGTTCTTTTTCCGCTGCTGATCAATATCGTGTTGTTCGGCACGGCCTTTGGGCTGGTATTAAGCCAGCTGGGTACCTGGATTGATGGCTGGATGAGTCAGCTACCCAGTTGGCTCGACTGGCTGTCTTATCTACTGTGGCCTTTGCTGGCCATCGCGACGCTGGTGACCTTCTCTTATCTGTTCAGTACCATCGCCAACTGGATTGCCGCCCCATTCAATGGCCTGCTAGCCGAACACCTGGAAGCCAAACTGACGGGACAGAAGGCGCCGGACACCGGGATCACCGGCGTGATGAAAGATCTGCCACGTATCATGCACCGCGAGTGGGTGAAACTGAAATATTACCTGCCAAAGGCGATCGGGCTGTTCATTTTGCTATGGATCCCGGCCATTGGCCAAACCATCGGCCCGGTACTGTGGTTCCTGTTCAGCGCTTGGATGATGAGTATCCAGTATGCTGACTACCCGTTTGATAACCACAAAGTACCATTTCCGGCCATGCGCGATGCGCTGAAAACCAAGCGCGGCACCTCGCTGAGCTTCGGCAGCCTGGTGATGCTGTTTACCATGACTCCGGTTCTCAACCTGTTTGTCATGCCGGTTGCGGTATGCGGCGCGACAGCCATGTGGGTCGACCATTACCGCGAGCAGCATAGAAACTATTGA